From the Pseudorasbora parva isolate DD20220531a chromosome 2, ASM2467924v1, whole genome shotgun sequence genome, the window ctggcatatcgaagtgcatcgtatcgtgagtttaagtgtatcgtcccatccctagtgCAGTTGGTAGAAACAACGCCAGTCCCAGCAACACACTTCCAACACTGATtagtgtcacaattcaccagtgcgAGTGGCCGTGCTCACCACAAGAGGTATGGGGGTAATattgttgcattattccaaacaaatatattgttatccacaaataaatgtaaagcgattcacaaaaaataaataatttcacaaatcaagagaatgagatccacaaatatatgcgggagtttcacaaaaataaattagattcacaaataaatacaatgatatttgtgagtaacaaaaaaatccacacatgtcaaaaacacacaactctgccttgcataagttgcattcatttgtgaattgcttcctgtgcatttgtggatcgcttcctCTTCATTTGTGGATCTCGTCTTGCGCATTTGTGGATCGCAGCACAGCACGTGGgttttgaaacatttctagcgTCTAGACTCAAAAAAATCTACAAATATGTAGACTCCACCCACCGTCTACTCAAGCCAATCAGATGACCAATTGTAGCACGTTTTCGCTCCAACCAATCACGTTTTGGCCAGTGCCCCTGAAAAACAGAGTTAtgaccactgatctatataaatctatatatctatataactatAATAGGTTGAAATAGGCGCAAAATCTCATGTTTATTCAATGGTAGTTTGATTTGCTCAAATAGAAATTGAGGCCTGCCTCCAATTCTGTCCTCCTTCCAATAAAGGCCTGGACCGCGATGTGCTTGGGTAAAATAAAGGCCCAGGCCTATATTAGAGGATTTACGGTAGTATCATTTATTTGGGAATATTCTCATAGATTATACTCAGTTTAGTTCTActcaataaaaacattattcagCTTGCAGAAATATagaaaataattaataactTAATGTGAATTCTTCCAAATAAAAATTATGGTAAGAAAAACTCAGAGATAAATCCCCTCAGTCTGTTGACAGCAATGAAATGAGCTTTAAGTGTGAATTTACAGGAGATGTGAAGACATCATCATAATAAATGAGGTGAAAACAGGAACTATTGAGATGAAATAAAGAGTCTTTTCAGCAGCTCTGTTAATATTGATGAGCCTCAGACTATCAACACTCATTCAACAAGACATTCAGGATCATCAGCAGATCATCTCACTTTATTCTTACTGTTTGCTCTTACAAACACATTATTACACTCAGGATATATGACAAAAGACTATTCAACTGCTCCACTGAAAGACAATAATTCAACAACTCTCATCTTCATGAACCTCCACAGGTAAATAACTACAGCAGCTTAATATGGGTCTGAATGTAGGTTTTCTAATAACTACTTTCACTTTATTGCAATACAAATTagaaatataggcctatagtataattatatatattatttaaaatgtaaaaaatatataattttaacacTTTTGAgtaaatattagaatatttgatctggcagaaaaagaaaaaaaggttaaaGTAAATTAACCAAATCGAATGATCTGAAACTCAGTAGCCACTCAGAATCACTTTAGTAACTGTAGTTAAGttgtaaaaaatgaaaatagccTACTAGTAAAAATGTGAATCTGCAATCCTGGCGTCCAATAAGCGTGTGCGTTTGcggctgatgacatcaccgctCGCTCGCCCCTCCCCCCATTGAGTTTCTTCGTGGAGTGTCTGAGGTGAGTCCAGCAGTTCGCGGTATTTATCCTCATATTTacacaccatcacacacactttatACAGTTTGATGAAGCAACAGACTTACTatgtaactttatttatttttatgctttCAACTTTTTTCACCTGTCGCTTACCATTACTTATTTTCTGTtgtcatttattataaaaaacaaatatagcATAGTAGGCCTAACTGAAATATTTTTGATTTGGCCAGATAAGCTCCTTCCACACTAGAGTTCATCATCAGTGAAGCTCCTCCCACAGCAGTCACATCATCAGTGAAGCTCCTCCCACAGCAGTCACATCATCAGTGAAGCTCCTCCCACATCAGTCACATCATCAGTGAAGCTCCTCCCATAGCAGTCACATCATCAGTGAAGCTCCTCCCACATCAGTTGATCAATAAATGCTGGAGTATTCCCATCAGTCTACAAGTGAAGACGAGCATCAAAGCATCAGGAAGAGCTGAAATCTGCAAAGACtgagtttattaaagaggacaGTGAGAACACGAGTGATCCAGAACCTGCAGAATGAAACACACTGAAGATCCTGAAGAACAAAGAGGTTGGTGTTTattcttcattcattcatgatgCTGGAGAACATTCATGATAGGAAGACTCAACACTTCAGCACATTTAGATATGCAGTCACACTATCAAATATATTGTTTTCTTGCTTGTGTTCAACAAATGGTCAGTAAAGGGAGAAACGTTCATATTAATTGTCAACATCAggtcaaactaaatattattttagcTTTTGTATGATTCACTAATTTTTTGCAACCATGTTACCAAAATGTTGTACATTTCTCAATATGTTTTACAGTATAGTGATTTTGACTTtgatttggattttttttctagTAATTGACAGTAAACAAcgaatttaaacaaaatatataaagtaaatCCAGAATGGCTGACAGGGTTTTAAGCAAAACTTGCTTAATCTGATTTATAGTTACTGATAAAGTTTTATTTCTCATAAATTATTCACAGTTATAGAGATTATTCTTCTCACTGTAACTTTGGTAAAACGGTTGATGAATGTGATCAACACTGTACAGTTTGAGACGATGGACTGAGATTATTTTCTTGTCCTCCCATCATGTTTCAGAAAGAGCCCCGATGATGTCACTTCCTTTGCGTTACAATTTTAAGAAATGCTCTTTTATTTCAAATGAGGAAAATCATGGCAGCCTTAACAAGGTTGAGTAAAACATGTAGGACACGGATAATGCTAATAAAAAACTGTGCTCCAAAATGTAAACATATACAATCTACTCCACTTAACTGTGCAACTGATATACTGAaaattaaatgaatacatttttatttgaattcaGACGTGATGGAAGAGAGCGAGGAGAGTGAAGAACTGAGAGAAGTGAAGGAGAAACATCATGTCAAACCTGGAGAAAAACCTTTGAGTCGCTCAAAGactaaaaagacatttataaagaaAACAAGAGCCAAGAAATCTACAACCTGCACtcagtgtggaaaaagtttcatAAGCAAAAAAGATCTTGAGCGTCACATGAGGatccacaccggagagaagccgttcacatgtgatcagtgtgggaaAAGATTCACCCAATCATCAAACCTTAAGgctcacatgagagttcacaccggagagaagctGTACTCATGTGATCAGTGCAGCAAAACATTTATTGATACATCAACCCTGAAGGCACACCTGAGAGTTCATACGAAGGAGAAGCCACATTCATGTTCtgtgtgtggaaagagtttttcaCAGCTtcaacatttacacacacatgaGAAAATACACACTGGTGTGAGAGAGCACATGTGCTTTGAATGTGAGAAGACTTTTACTACAGTGTACAGTTTAAAACAGCACCAgaggattcacactggagaaaaaccttacaagtgttcacactgtgacaagagatTCAGTCAGTCATCAAGTAAGAAAAGACATGAGAGGATCCACAGCAGAGAGAAGCCGCACACGTGTGATCAGTGCGAGAAGAGTTTCTCTATTAAAAGTCACCTGAAGAAACACCTGAGAGTTCATACAAAGGAGAAGCCACATTCATGTACtgtgtgtggaaagagttttttaCGGCTACAATACTTGCATAAACATCAGAAAATACTCACTGATGTATGAGTGTGGGAAGACTTTTACGACAGTGTACTGTTTAAAACTGCCCCAgaggattcacactggagaaaaaccttacaagtgttcacactgtgacaagagatTCAGTCAGTCATCAGATCTGAAAACACATGAGAAgatccacactggagaaaaaccttacAAGAGATTCAGTCAGTCATCAGATCAGAAAACACATGAGAGGATCCACAGCAGAGAGAAGCCGCACACGTGTgatcagtgtgggaagagtttctcTATTAAAAGTCACCTGAAGAAACACATGAAGATCCATGCAGTGGAGAAACCACATCACTACAGTCTGAAATAAGAATCTTCATCTTTATGTGCTGAGCAACAAAGTTAGTTGTTGACAGAATTTTTTGACTGCTTGGAAAGTTTCTCATCTTAGCAAGAAAGTGTCTCATTATTACAAGACATGGAGCCGTTATTACGAGAGTCTCATtatgagatgttaagtcatcaGTTGCTTTCACACCACAGACTGTACACAAATCTTCCTCACACGGAGGGATTGACTACTTTGACTACTGAACCCCTTTAAGCCGGGCATACACTGTGAGATTTTCGTCCGATTTCgagccgaattctgactcgtgcgactctttttttttgtctcggGACGATTTTCAGGTTTATCGTGCGTCGTTTGTCGTGATGTGTTCGTGCAGTGTACAGGGGGAAACGAGAGGCGCCAAACCTCTCACGATCAGAAATCGGATgtcggatgaatttctggcgCGTCAGAAATTCTGCTCGCCCCTCGTGAGGTTATCGCACAGCTGAAGCAAAGCCACGAACTGATTGCCCTATTTCCCCTCACTGCGCCTGCGCGAAAGCAGAAGTttaaccatttaattttttaaatcgttaaggaagaaaacgaaaagagggggatctttaattatgtagtcagctatcaaatagcagaaattaagtaaactgttGTACCTCCAGTTTGTGTTGTATATATCCAGTGCCTCTTATTAATTTAGCTAGTTGATCATTAATTtacttgttttactttcacattttatttattttttaaatattaattaatatttagccTAGGCCTACTTAATCTTATTATGATGGAAAGTGGGAACCGTGGTCAATcttgacacaatgtcatgttgttgtttttttcttctttttttcccccttttcccGTTTTAATTCATGAACGCGAGTCAGTGGATATCACGCAATGCGCAAACGCAGTCTCAAACctacagaaagtgaaagtaaaatctgacaagCTTTCGGCGCATATTCTCAGACAAGATAGAGATGAATGTAATTCAACATGCTGATAACGTAGCCTACTGCCttaaattattttcttaatatttctattttggtccatattgtgagaaaaaaatagaagagaagtaggcccattttgtgttaaacaagttgtttttagataaatctgctcttacttttcattgagacggacattattgcagtgttctgacattataatcatataattatagacctataattccttgtttaatcgggctaaatgttttttaatagtgaggagtaatctatctattattttattatgcagtGTGTCGATTATGCATTCTGAAattgttggggggagggggacaaattaatgtaatattagtttaataataaaaggcCTACtctagtaataataataattttatacataaaATCTAAATCCTCTTGATATCAATAGCTGATGCATTTGATAGGCTATCTCTCTATAATACACCATGGTCTATCGTCGCCACGGGGGTTTTACTGcgcatttttcacccgtacagtgTGAGCAGTCAAGACGCACTCGACGGTCGGACCGCACAGTGTGAGCACATCAATCATGAGCTTTGGCTTTACATCGCATGCGATCTACTCGTACAGTGTGAGAAGGTAACCTTGctgaaatcgcacagtgtatgcccagcttaAGGTATCAAAATTTGGGGCCGTTTTGGTACTTGTATTTGATACTCAATGTTATCGAGGTAATTCGGTCAGTGCCTAAAAAGTATTTTGCTCTATCCCCAGCCCTACACATTTAGTGTTTTCACTTAGTTTTGTGTTATTTGTCACTCTATGTCGTCATGTACTCTGACTAAATCTCATCATTCACAATGTTCAGGATGTTTTAATTCCTCTTCTGCCAGATCTTCTTGTGTGAATCCAGATGAATTGGTCAACCTTTTTAACAGTACCTAGACTTCTACCTTCCATCCAAGATGATGAAGAAAATACATCCTTTTACAAAACCTTGATTCCTTGACTTACCTTAAGGATATGCAGTGATGGATTAACAGTCAAGtttaatattcatttttgggaATTAATTAAACAGCCATTGCTTTGTATgtataataaatgtataaacgCAAAGGAAATGTCGGCATCAATGAAATGGTATCTTGGTAATCTGTATCTTGTTCCCAAACCGGacaaagacatttttaataGTCCACTTACCCTCCTGACTATTGATTATACAATTCTTACCTTGGTATTTGCTAATAGATTGAAGGTCAAACTTAATCAGTTGGTTCACGAGACAATCCGGTTTTACAAAACGTAGGCACATCAGTAACAATATTAGACTTATTTTAGATCTTTTAGACTACACAGATTTTATACATtctgtcacctttggcttggcttgctcagttggggacactaaaatttagATCTAAGTTTTTAACTAAATGTCCAAATaaaaggaaaataagtatttgaacaccctgctattttgcaagttctcccacttagaaatcatggaggggtctgaaattgtcatcgtaggtgcatgtccactgtgagagacataatctaaaacaaaatccagaaatcacaatatatgcatttttaactatttatatgtatgatacagctgcaaataagtatttgaacacttgtctatcagctagaattctgaccctcaaagacctgttagtctgcctttaaaatgcaAACCTGCAAACTTGTCGCTTTTCACCGTTTTCTTGGTCAATTGGGTCATTTACGTGACTCGCGTAGAACCGAAgaggtttttttgtgtgtgtgtggggggggggggggggcatgcaAAACATTATCGGATAATTCTTATAACTGACATTTCTCAGGGCCAATCAGAATCTTAGCACTTGCGTCAGAATCTTAAAGCACAAAGCGGCAACTGGGCTCGCCGTTGAATGAGACACCTGGCTACCACACGAGTCTGACGGATGGAAGGAAGCAAGCTTAGTGTTCAATTCaagcatgggcgtagattaccgccccgcacttttaataaagtgtactTTCATCCCCCGCACGTTTACTGGGTCtccccgatcctagtcgacccgctccgagcgcgATTCAAACCAGCGTTACCTGcgcgagggcgggcaagttaac encodes:
- the LOC137048132 gene encoding LOW QUALITY PROTEIN: zinc finger protein 135-like (The sequence of the model RefSeq protein was modified relative to this genomic sequence to represent the inferred CDS: inserted 2 bases in 1 codon) — translated: MEESEESEELREVKEKHHVKPGEKPLSRSKTKKTFIKKTRAKKSTTCTQCGKSFISKKDLERHMRIHTGEKPFTCDQCGKRFTQSSNLKAHMRVHTGEKLYSCDQCSKTFIDTSTLKAHLRVHTKEKPHSCSVCGKSFSQLQHLHTHEKIHTGVREHMCFECEKTFTTVYSLKQHQRIHTGEKPYKCSHCDKRFSQSSSKKRHERIHSREKPHTCDQCEKSFSIKSHLKKHLRVHTKEKPHSCTVCGKSFLRLQYLHKHQKILTDVXECGKTFTTVYCLKLPQRIHTGEKPYKCSHCDKRFSQSSDLKTHEKIHTGEKPYKRFSQSSDQKTHERIHSREKPHTCDQCGKSFSIKSHLKKHMKIHAVEKPHHYSLK